The stretch of DNA ACACTACTTTCGCATCGTCGTAAAATATCCGCTAAATTGCTTTGACCGAACACTTTCAACACACGGAACAGCATAAAGACATTTTTGTACGTCGACAAGTCGATTCTTTCAAATCGAGGCACAAGTTTGACGAAAATTTGCGTGAAAACGACGAGATTTTCCGCGATAAATGGCTCGAAACGTGCCGGAACAGGCATTTCTGCGATAACGTTCAAGTCTCGATTGTGTACATAGCGCCAAGGTTGGATGAAACTGAGCCACAATTCGAGTACATCGGCAAAGGAGCTATCGAGAGGCCATCTACTGATGAGAGATTTGATGAACAAATACATTTTTGAGTTCATCAAGGGGGCAGCAGTTTGTCGCAAGCCTTGTAACGCCGTGTTATCCTGATCTGCGGAGTTTCCAAAGGCATGAAGTTGCTTTACGAGTACCCTCACAAGTCGCACAAACTCATTACTCGGCAAATCTCGATGTTCATCGAAGTCAGAACGAAGCCAGGCATCAACAAACAAGTACAAAACAGTCTCCGATCGCCAAATATTCGCACGCGGAGAGTCATGATGGCGTGGCGAGACGCAAGTTTGTTGCTGGGGCGCCGTGTGATTGGAAATTGCCGACAGCAATAAATACTTCGGGCGTTTAATCGGTTGAATATTCGGCACGGGAGCCACTGTTGGAAGTTTAATTGTGCCAATATTCTGCGGTTGAATGATCGTATCTGGCTTGGAAGGCAAAAAAGTGCACAAATAATCGGCAGCGAGATAGAAATAAACTGTTCTCGCCTTTTCGCTGTTCAATTGGGCCGCTGTCGGATACATTTTGTGCAGTGGCAAGGTCCCGTGCGTcacaaaatgtatgaaaaaaaagtcaaaagcatTCAATGCTAACGAGACAATTTGACGACGAAACGGATCAATTGTTATTATATCCGAATAAAAACCTGGATAACGACCACTTTCGAgcatttgttgcatttttggctaaaaaaatgaaaaaaattcattaaaaattaaaaatttcatgaaaatttaaaaaaaataccggcAAAAATCCAATTGGCACATCAAATTTTATCGGATCCGACAACAGTCGATACAACAATCGAAACATCGGTCCAAGCGGAATGaagaaattatataaaatctCGAATTCCTGATGATTTACGGTTTGTTGGGTCGTTCTCAAACCCCATCCCACGCTTCCGCCGGGAAGCCCAaagattgaattaattaaaacgggAAATATTTCCTGCAATTCTTTTAAACTCGCACGATCGATAATTAGTCCCAGCTCGGGACAACGATGCATCAACGGGAGATTGAGAATATCCAAAATGCGgatctaaaaagaaatttaaaaaaaaaattaggtttgaaaaaaattggcgGACAAATTTTACGTACACTCATATTTTCGAtcattttgttggtttttctgTCTTTTATTTGCTACACTAATGTTTTGTTCGTTGAAAGGTGTCACAGTTTCATtcgaaatgtaattttttcggCGTTATTTGT from Culicoides brevitarsis isolate CSIRO-B50_1 unplaced genomic scaffold, AGI_CSIRO_Cbre_v1 contig_67, whole genome shotgun sequence encodes:
- the LOC134836585 gene encoding sphingomyelin phosphodiesterase 4 yields the protein MIENMSIRILDILNLPLMHRCPELGLIIDRASLKELQEIFPVLINSIFGLPGGSVGWGLRTTQQTVNHQEFEILYNFFIPLGPMFRLLYRLLSDPIKFDVPIGFLPPKMQQMLESGRYPGFYSDIITIDPFRRQIVSLALNAFDFFFIHFVTHGTLPLHKMYPTAAQLNSEKARTVYFYLAADYLCTFLPSKPDTIIQPQNIGTIKLPTVAPVPNIQPIKRPKYLLLSAISNHTAPQQQTCVSPRHHDSPRANIWRSETVLYLFVDAWLRSDFDEHRDLPSNEFVRLVRVLVKQLHAFGNSADQDNTALQGLRQTAAPLMNSKMYLFIKSLISRWPLDSSFADVLELWLSFIQPWRYVHNRDLNVIAEMPVPARFEPFIAENLVVFTQIFVKLVPRFERIDLSTYKNVFMLFRVLKVFGQSNLADILRRCESSVGTNVINANYIEAAVLQSNSFNKSGGDRSPNRSGEWRPYSRNETLDESYVPLFTGDFIYKLEELTRKILVVKHIARSNLKEVEEEYEKKHRGILGFLRSIFSFEEDTALTQIITDRRKIPEILDFCGQSMRGVFEVNVPEPSMTEEFMDEFDSVRRSSEGFNQSDKNMSEFSDHNFSITPSFMKNNSKTLKYGGDPALLPIGDAEVTFLVRFLHQLSCKLNLMFPHEINKNWHRNDLLGRITRQLLLPPMVSQTFDKSTGLCILKREDLPPRICLRPLASFKTLTFVTISQLLSYLLWGAPSYGLFLLMFFAFMVVFVRALFTDVPLTHET